From Candidatus Methylopumilus planktonicus, a single genomic window includes:
- the lpxC gene encoding UDP-3-O-acyl-N-acetylglucosamine deacetylase, whose product MIKQRTIQKSVQTSGVGLHNGEKVTMTLKPAEMDKGIVFRRVDQKKIYEVKVSPEAVKDTKMCSAIGQDTSRVATVEHLMSALSATGIDNIIIELNGSEVPIMDGSSIPFIYLLQTAKIKEQDAAKKFVLINDVIEVKDKDKWARFEPYDGFKVDFTIDFPHPVFDASTNKVALDFYDESYITEISRARTFGFMQEVEYLRSNGLARGGSLDNAIVLDEYKIINKDGLRYNDEFVRHKILDAVGDLYMLGYSIIGNFKAYKSGHELNNKLLLALLANKKCWRLTTLDSQDPKTSNLATRYTNSKNGILNQEIAGVYQ is encoded by the coding sequence ATGATTAAACAAAGAACTATTCAAAAGTCAGTGCAGACTTCTGGTGTCGGTCTTCATAATGGTGAAAAAGTGACCATGACTTTAAAGCCCGCCGAAATGGATAAAGGGATTGTCTTTAGAAGGGTTGATCAAAAGAAAATTTATGAGGTTAAAGTAAGTCCTGAGGCTGTTAAAGATACCAAAATGTGTTCAGCTATTGGTCAAGATACTTCGCGTGTAGCTACCGTTGAACATTTAATGTCTGCATTATCAGCCACTGGTATCGATAATATTATTATCGAATTGAATGGATCCGAAGTGCCTATTATGGACGGAAGCTCCATACCATTTATCTACCTTCTTCAAACAGCAAAGATCAAAGAGCAAGATGCCGCGAAAAAATTTGTTTTAATTAATGATGTAATTGAAGTAAAAGATAAAGATAAGTGGGCGAGGTTTGAGCCTTACGACGGATTTAAAGTTGATTTTACAATCGATTTTCCTCATCCTGTTTTTGACGCATCGACTAACAAAGTTGCTTTGGATTTTTATGATGAATCCTATATCACAGAAATTAGTCGTGCACGCACATTTGGATTTATGCAGGAAGTTGAGTACTTAAGATCTAATGGTTTAGCTAGAGGTGGGTCACTCGATAATGCGATTGTCTTAGATGAGTACAAAATTATTAATAAAGACGGATTACGCTACAACGATGAATTTGTACGACATAAAATACTCGATGCCGTAGGTGATCTATATATGCTAGGTTATTCAATTATAGGTAATTTCAAAGCATACAAATCTGGCCACGAATTGAATAACAAATTATTGCTTGCACTACTTGCCAATAAAAAATGTTGGAGATTAACAACATTAGATAGCCAAGATCCTAAGACCTCTAATTTAGCAACACGTTATACAAATTCTAAGAATGGAATTTTAAATCAAGAAATAGCGGGAGTTTACCAATGA
- a CDS encoding complex I NDUFA9 subunit family protein — MTKSKKTIAIFGASGFLGSSIVLALSQSNHNLKLFSRNKEKIKLWTVNPHVQIFDLDINNLTQIKKDLKKTDVIINLLGILHQSKKESFDNIHHIWPSHLAKVMKDLDIKRLLHVSALGASVKAPSLYLKSKALGESELLKQIDLDLTILRPSIIFGAKDNFINMFKILVKWLPAIVLLSPNSKFQPIFIDDVSKILIKTLFDKTTHGKMYDLGGPDVYSLKDIIRLIIRSEKLTRIIIPLNRSLSYLFAFIMEMMPIKILTRDNWRSMEVDNVVNTQREISHRYSLERLEHYLSNKKSRSPVRSRYDFYRTKSGR, encoded by the coding sequence GTGACTAAATCTAAAAAAACGATTGCAATTTTTGGAGCATCAGGATTTTTAGGATCCAGTATTGTTTTAGCTCTTAGCCAATCTAATCACAATCTAAAATTGTTTTCCCGAAACAAAGAAAAAATTAAATTATGGACAGTCAATCCACACGTTCAAATATTTGACTTAGATATTAATAATCTTACACAAATAAAAAAAGATTTAAAAAAGACAGATGTCATAATTAATCTCTTAGGCATACTTCATCAGTCTAAAAAGGAGTCTTTTGACAACATTCATCATATTTGGCCAAGTCATTTGGCTAAAGTAATGAAAGATTTAGATATTAAGCGATTGCTTCATGTAAGCGCGTTAGGTGCAAGTGTCAAGGCTCCTAGTTTGTATCTTAAATCTAAAGCTCTAGGGGAGTCTGAATTACTCAAACAAATAGATTTAGACTTAACTATATTAAGGCCTTCTATTATCTTTGGAGCAAAAGATAACTTTATTAATATGTTTAAAATTCTAGTTAAATGGCTTCCAGCAATAGTTCTCCTGTCACCTAATTCTAAATTTCAACCCATTTTTATTGATGATGTGTCAAAGATTTTAATTAAGACACTTTTTGATAAAACGACACACGGAAAAATGTACGATCTAGGTGGGCCTGATGTTTATTCGCTCAAAGATATCATTCGGCTTATTATTCGATCAGAAAAGTTAACTCGGATAATCATTCCACTTAACAGAAGTCTTTCATATCTATTCGCTTTCATCATGGAAATGATGCCAATTAAGATATTAACTCGCGATAATTGGAGATCTATGGAGGTTGATAATGTAGTGAATACACAACGTGAAATCTCCCACCGATATTCCCTCGAGCGTTTAGAGCATTACCTATCTAATAAGAAAAGTAGATCTCCAGTACGCTCCAGGTATGATTTTTATAGAACCAAATCTGGCAGATAA